The following are from one region of the Actinopolyspora halophila DSM 43834 genome:
- a CDS encoding GNAT family N-acetyltransferase, with amino-acid sequence MGGTGMDPETISVVPMRMAHLEGVLDLGFRTFDVSTMPYTSWSLSSITEHFDTQPEACWVAESEGEVLGFVLGSMSYDEREDWGYMEWIALDPRARGSGVASHLVEACCQALFDAGAARIITDVEHGNEPSARMVRRNAFTEGVTVTLFVRKRSAESPSFGRTPHVRSKPEDPARARVRTVARRSTGGSGAV; translated from the coding sequence ATGGGCGGCACCGGGATGGACCCGGAGACGATCAGCGTTGTGCCCATGCGTATGGCGCACCTGGAGGGTGTGCTGGACCTGGGATTTCGGACTTTCGACGTCTCCACCATGCCGTACACCTCGTGGTCGCTGTCGAGTATTACGGAGCACTTCGACACTCAGCCGGAGGCGTGCTGGGTGGCCGAGTCCGAAGGTGAGGTCCTCGGTTTCGTGCTCGGGTCCATGTCCTACGACGAACGCGAGGACTGGGGCTATATGGAATGGATCGCCCTCGATCCCCGTGCGCGCGGCAGCGGTGTGGCCAGTCATCTGGTCGAGGCCTGCTGTCAGGCCCTTTTCGACGCGGGAGCGGCACGGATCATCACCGATGTCGAGCACGGGAACGAGCCCTCCGCGCGGATGGTGCGGCGCAACGCGTTCACCGAGGGGGTGACTGTGACGCTGTTCGTGAGGAAGCGCTCGGCCGAATCGCCGAGCTTCGGACGCACGCCCCACGTGCGCAGCAAACCGGAGGATCCGGCCAGGGCACGGGTGCGCACGGTGGCGCGTCGTTCCACGGGAGGTTCGGGGGCTGTCTGA
- a CDS encoding tetratricopeptide repeat protein, with amino-acid sequence MRSRWFRALLLGGLLTVTVTGFLLSRPGWLFEDNSPVRNVLEALSWVFGILGVAGAGIAATWRLFTESDGVPEPDPPIPPEVLPGRALHLVSGDLPTVSRVGLLALGVKPAIDTDSEAQLPPFVPRDRDVELDRAIIRDGMVLVHGRAAAGKSRAALEALRRRVPNHKLLVPNDGPALREIAEADIDLTDTVIWLDDLERFLSPEGLDLGLAHRLRPTGRNTRIVATIRDDELARYDHAALSGSHDCPDVARSAVPLVEQLRDEHRINLARRLSGTERDAASRQTDHRIHSALHAEEGFAEYLAAGRAMFGRWTTGDGDLYHLGQAVISAAVDCRRAGYHRPLPAEVLEGLHSEYLAAGWRHRGDLPAFVEGLAWACNRVLGASSCLHPHSDDTYLASDYLLDSAELPASPLRDRLVPNTTRNAVLTLSTPQEALYIGQTAWQSNNTRAAEEAFRSAAESGDPEAMLVLGGLLSQRGREQDARSWFAKARNRKAQEPQGEQ; translated from the coding sequence ATGCGGAGTCGGTGGTTCCGGGCGCTGCTGCTCGGTGGGCTCCTGACCGTCACGGTCACGGGATTCCTGCTGAGCCGCCCCGGCTGGCTTTTCGAGGACAACAGTCCCGTCCGCAACGTGCTCGAGGCGCTGAGCTGGGTCTTCGGTATACTCGGTGTTGCCGGTGCCGGAATCGCAGCGACGTGGCGCCTGTTCACCGAATCGGACGGTGTCCCCGAGCCGGATCCACCAATCCCGCCCGAGGTGTTGCCCGGGCGCGCCCTGCACCTCGTCTCCGGAGACCTTCCCACGGTCAGCCGGGTCGGCCTGCTCGCGCTCGGCGTCAAACCCGCCATCGACACCGACTCGGAGGCGCAGCTACCGCCCTTCGTCCCGCGCGATCGGGACGTGGAGCTGGACCGGGCGATCATCCGGGACGGCATGGTGCTGGTACACGGTCGAGCCGCCGCGGGCAAGAGCCGAGCAGCCCTCGAGGCCCTGCGCCGACGGGTTCCGAATCACAAGTTGCTCGTGCCCAACGACGGACCGGCGCTGCGCGAGATCGCCGAAGCGGACATCGACCTCACCGACACCGTGATCTGGCTCGACGACCTGGAACGTTTTCTCAGCCCGGAGGGACTCGACCTCGGCCTGGCACACCGACTGCGCCCGACCGGCCGGAACACGAGGATCGTCGCCACCATCCGCGACGACGAACTGGCCCGTTACGACCACGCCGCGCTCTCCGGCAGTCACGATTGTCCGGACGTCGCGCGCAGCGCTGTCCCGCTCGTCGAACAGCTCCGGGACGAGCACCGCATCAACCTCGCCCGACGTCTCAGTGGCACCGAACGCGACGCGGCTTCCCGCCAAACGGACCACCGCATCCACTCCGCTCTGCACGCCGAAGAAGGTTTCGCCGAATACCTGGCCGCGGGCAGAGCCATGTTCGGCCGCTGGACCACCGGCGACGGCGATCTCTACCACCTGGGCCAAGCTGTCATCAGCGCCGCCGTCGACTGCCGCCGCGCCGGATACCACCGCCCCCTCCCCGCGGAAGTCCTGGAAGGACTGCACTCGGAGTACCTCGCTGCCGGCTGGCGGCACCGCGGCGATCTTCCCGCTTTCGTCGAAGGTCTCGCCTGGGCCTGCAACAGGGTGCTCGGCGCCAGCTCGTGTCTCCACCCCCACTCGGACGACACCTATCTGGCCTCCGACTATCTCCTCGACAGCGCGGAACTTCCGGCGAGTCCGCTACGCGACCGACTCGTCCCGAACACGACCCGAAACGCAGTGTTGACTCTTTCCACTCCGCAGGAAGCGTTGTACATCGGCCAGACAGCCTGGCAGAGCAACAACACCCGCGCTGCGGAAGAGGCCTTCCGCAGCGCGGCCGAATCCGGTGATCCGGAAGCCATGCTCGTTCTCGGAGGACTGCTTTCACAACGCGGCCGGGAGCAGGATGCCCGCAGCTGGTTCGCGAAAGCACGAAATCGGAAAGCCCAGGAGCCGCAAGGCGAGCAGTGA
- a CDS encoding tyrosine-type recombinase/integrase produces MSAHEVEPGVWRCRCNYRDHAGRKHRPERFGTTKTEALNRLREAVRDWREATPDDVLSPDTLMRVLGDKWLTEVTDEVASGARSQTTLDRYRQRLHQWVYPALGNLRAREVSTLTINRVLRDVRSNTSSTNARTVRSVLSGLCGYAVTTGAMKNNPVREAIVLEVDRTPSRALSTEEVLDLLARLDRSEHARKHDLPDLVRFMLATGERIGEALGARWDDVDHRNQQLTIGRNLTRTSTGLVVNSGKTDAARRTIPLPQWCLGMLTERCEQLADPPANDDLIFPSSTGTAREPANIYNRAWGPFRISAGYEWVTFRTFRRTVATLLDDAGLTARQIADVLGHAHPSMTQDVYMGRFTGRHGSADVLERLHSPSFHPDSPQNDG; encoded by the coding sequence ATGTCCGCCCACGAGGTGGAGCCCGGTGTGTGGCGCTGCCGGTGCAACTACCGTGACCACGCGGGAAGGAAACACCGTCCTGAACGATTCGGAACCACCAAAACCGAAGCACTGAACCGACTACGTGAAGCGGTCCGGGACTGGCGCGAGGCGACCCCCGACGATGTCCTGTCCCCGGACACCTTGATGCGCGTCCTCGGGGACAAATGGCTGACCGAGGTCACCGACGAAGTCGCCTCGGGCGCACGCAGTCAAACGACGTTGGACCGCTACCGCCAGCGTCTGCACCAATGGGTGTATCCGGCTCTGGGGAACTTACGGGCCCGTGAAGTGAGCACGTTGACCATCAACCGGGTTCTTCGTGATGTGCGCAGCAACACCTCCAGCACCAACGCACGCACCGTGCGCAGCGTGTTATCCGGTCTGTGTGGGTACGCCGTCACCACTGGAGCAATGAAGAACAACCCCGTGCGCGAAGCCATCGTGCTCGAAGTCGATCGCACTCCCTCACGAGCGCTATCCACGGAAGAGGTCTTGGATCTACTCGCTCGGCTGGACCGCTCGGAGCACGCCCGCAAGCATGACCTTCCCGACTTGGTGCGCTTCATGCTTGCCACGGGCGAAAGGATCGGTGAAGCGCTCGGCGCGCGTTGGGACGATGTCGACCATCGCAATCAGCAGCTGACGATAGGGCGCAATCTCACTCGCACGTCTACGGGGCTGGTCGTCAACAGCGGCAAGACCGATGCTGCTCGCCGTACCATTCCCCTACCCCAGTGGTGCTTGGGGATGCTTACCGAGCGGTGCGAACAGCTCGCGGATCCGCCTGCAAACGATGATCTGATCTTTCCGTCCTCGACGGGCACGGCGCGTGAACCGGCCAACATCTACAACAGAGCGTGGGGCCCGTTCCGTATCAGCGCCGGGTATGAGTGGGTGACGTTCCGTACGTTTCGACGCACGGTGGCCACGCTGTTGGACGATGCTGGGCTCACGGCGCGCCAGATCGCTGATGTGCTCGGCCATGCTCACCCGTCCATGACTCAAGACGTGTACATGGGCCGGTTCACTGGTCGGCATGGGTCAGCGGATGTTTTGGAGAGGCTACACTCACCTTCTTTCCACCCTGATTCCCCCCAAAACGATGGGTAA
- a CDS encoding MarR family winged helix-turn-helix transcriptional regulator: MLPLQARTRELWDEHNPGLDTSPMEVVSLIKRITALLDRAVEPIYEGAALTNAEVELLVPLRHTDEPVTASRLASRLGMSRAGVSKALAKLEKRGLIARSVNPADRRTTLISTTRTGNDTIDELFPRELEAHAKLLAGLGRDRENVIDALTLLAETMESRFDSAPRDDLAQAETARTP, from the coding sequence ATGCTTCCACTGCAAGCACGCACCCGTGAGCTCTGGGACGAGCACAATCCGGGGTTGGACACCTCCCCGATGGAAGTGGTCTCCCTGATCAAGCGCATAACCGCCCTGCTCGATCGAGCGGTCGAACCGATCTACGAAGGTGCTGCGCTGACCAACGCCGAAGTGGAGCTGCTCGTCCCGCTCCGACACACTGACGAACCGGTAACCGCCAGTCGTCTCGCTTCCCGTCTCGGCATGTCGCGGGCAGGGGTCAGCAAGGCTCTGGCCAAACTGGAAAAACGCGGCCTCATCGCTCGCTCGGTCAATCCGGCCGACCGACGCACCACACTGATCAGCACGACCCGCACCGGCAACGACACCATCGACGAGCTGTTCCCACGTGAACTCGAAGCTCACGCGAAGCTGCTGGCCGGACTCGGTCGGGACCGCGAGAACGTGATCGATGCCCTGACCCTGCTCGCCGAAACGATGGAGTCGCGTTTCGACTCCGCCCCCCGGGACGACCTCGCGCAGGCGGAAACAGCACGAACACCGTGA
- a CDS encoding ROK family protein, with amino-acid sequence MTASTVQGRDPASLRRHNLRTLLRHLHLQGATSRVRLGEVTGLTRSTIADLVGELTERGLAVETGSSQPQSGRGRPPMIVSPREETAYVLAVSVDVDTIGIGRVGLGGTILEESETRHERVSGDPAASVNQLVRLIHAEVEPFEDAPLAVGIAVPGLVRAEDGVVTRAPNLGWRKLNLAERLRDELRFTGPIVIGNEARLAALAEHRRGAGKDCADLVYVSAGVGVGGGIVTHDRLLTGSTGYAGEVGHMITNPGGRSCHCGGRGCWETEIGADALLDQVGIVAPTNRHTALAELFAGAERSDPEVLEAFRRMCTPVAVGLANLINVFDPRRVLLGGWLQLMLRHTGEELRTALDQLRGLPELPVDLRTARFGEQGRLLGAAEAAVSGFLAELR; translated from the coding sequence TTGACCGCATCGACCGTGCAGGGCCGTGATCCGGCCAGCCTACGACGCCACAACCTCCGCACGCTGTTGCGTCATCTGCATCTGCAGGGCGCCACCAGCAGGGTGCGGCTGGGAGAGGTGACCGGACTGACCCGCAGCACCATCGCGGATCTGGTCGGCGAGCTCACCGAACGAGGGCTGGCGGTCGAGACCGGATCCAGCCAGCCACAGTCGGGCCGTGGTCGTCCTCCGATGATCGTCTCCCCCCGGGAGGAGACCGCCTACGTGCTGGCCGTGTCGGTCGATGTGGACACCATCGGGATCGGGCGCGTGGGGCTCGGCGGTACCATTCTGGAGGAGTCGGAAACCCGGCACGAACGGGTTTCGGGAGATCCGGCCGCGAGCGTGAACCAGCTCGTCCGGCTGATCCACGCGGAAGTGGAACCGTTCGAGGATGCCCCCCTCGCGGTGGGCATCGCGGTTCCCGGCCTCGTACGTGCCGAGGACGGAGTGGTCACCCGCGCCCCGAACCTGGGGTGGCGCAAGTTGAACCTGGCCGAGCGGTTGCGCGACGAACTCCGGTTCACCGGACCGATCGTGATCGGGAACGAGGCGCGGCTGGCCGCGTTGGCCGAGCACCGCCGGGGGGCGGGCAAGGACTGCGCCGATCTCGTCTACGTCTCAGCGGGAGTCGGTGTCGGAGGGGGAATAGTCACCCACGACCGACTGCTGACGGGAAGCACCGGCTACGCCGGAGAGGTCGGTCACATGATCACCAATCCCGGTGGACGCTCCTGCCACTGCGGTGGCCGGGGGTGCTGGGAAACCGAGATCGGTGCGGACGCTCTGCTGGACCAGGTCGGGATTGTCGCCCCGACGAACCGGCACACGGCGCTGGCGGAACTGTTCGCCGGGGCCGAGCGCTCCGACCCGGAAGTCCTGGAAGCGTTTCGCCGGATGTGCACCCCGGTCGCCGTCGGCCTGGCCAACCTGATCAATGTTTTCGACCCGCGTCGGGTGCTGCTCGGAGGGTGGCTGCAGTTGATGTTGCGGCACACCGGGGAGGAGTTGCGCACGGCCCTGGACCAGCTCCGCGGGCTGCCCGAGCTGCCGGTGGACCTGCGGACCGCGCGGTTCGGTGAGCAGGGGCGTCTGCTCGGGGCGGCCGAAGCCGCGGTCAGCGGTTTCCTCGCCGAGCTGCGCTGA
- a CDS encoding carbohydrate ABC transporter permease — MTTASTKTTKTGAAPPRRARRGIGGGRERLVQWTFVLPMAVFLLLFFCYPVSRNLMMGFQQWTVASFYEGGAPFVGLDNYVELVTDPVFGTAVLNTALFTAGSLSFQFVIGLGLAVFFQRRFPLSGVLRGLLLLPWLLPLVVSGAVFRWIYDEGFGVLNQVLLGLQLIQDPVPWLSSTQYALTAAIIANIWVGVPFNLVILYSGLQAVPASLYEAAALDGAGPWQRFRKITLPLLRPVIAIVLMLGLIYTLKVFDMIMVLTGGGPANATETLTTWSFALSFEEFDFGQGAAVGNVLIVIALVFALFYLRSIRDSIRSEGGPR; from the coding sequence ATGACGACGGCGAGCACGAAAACCACGAAGACCGGGGCCGCCCCGCCACGACGCGCCCGTCGCGGGATCGGTGGCGGACGGGAGCGGTTGGTCCAGTGGACCTTCGTCCTGCCGATGGCGGTCTTCCTCCTGCTGTTCTTCTGCTATCCGGTCAGCCGGAACCTGATGATGGGGTTCCAGCAGTGGACAGTTGCCTCGTTCTACGAGGGCGGTGCTCCCTTCGTCGGACTGGACAACTACGTCGAGCTCGTCACCGACCCGGTGTTCGGCACCGCCGTGCTGAACACGGCTCTGTTCACCGCTGGATCGCTGTCTTTCCAGTTCGTGATCGGTCTGGGGCTGGCGGTGTTCTTCCAACGACGTTTCCCGCTCAGCGGAGTGCTGCGTGGGTTGCTGCTGCTGCCGTGGCTGCTGCCGCTGGTGGTTTCCGGCGCCGTGTTCCGCTGGATCTACGACGAGGGGTTCGGGGTGCTCAACCAGGTCCTGCTCGGCCTGCAGCTGATCCAGGACCCGGTCCCCTGGTTGTCCAGTACCCAGTACGCGTTGACCGCGGCGATCATCGCCAACATCTGGGTGGGTGTTCCGTTCAACCTGGTCATTCTGTACAGCGGCCTCCAGGCGGTTCCCGCATCGCTGTACGAGGCCGCAGCGCTGGACGGCGCAGGTCCGTGGCAACGCTTCCGGAAGATCACGTTACCGCTGCTGCGGCCGGTCATCGCCATCGTGCTGATGCTGGGACTGATCTACACGCTCAAGGTCTTCGACATGATCATGGTTCTCACCGGTGGTGGTCCGGCCAATGCCACCGAGACGCTGACCACGTGGTCCTTCGCGCTGTCGTTCGAGGAGTTCGACTTCGGGCAGGGGGCCGCCGTCGGCAACGTCCTCATAGTGATCGCACTGGTGTTCGCGCTGTTCTACCTGCGCTCCATACGCGATTCGATCCGTTCGGAAGGAGGGCCCCGATGA
- a CDS encoding sugar ABC transporter substrate-binding protein has translation MWSLRGFVEAIRQARSGRGERHPTDNRTPAGKTPAFGGVPDSRGNRAPTRVVIIGLAVLLVTAGCAGGVRSRDPNVVIELDHYTDAAASRQFRAVLDRCARRFDLRIQRQDVPTDQLMPKVLRDATAHSLPDLLFVDNPDLQTVAETGALTELSQYGLSGEGHFSAIVEAGSYRGKLYGLAPGVNGLALFYNRTMFERAGLDPPETWQEMRAAARTLTRGSTHGLAFSAIASEEGSWQFEPFLWSNGGELDELTAPESVRALEFWSGLVEDGLASRSVVNWNQNDVIDRFASGHAAMMINGSWSLSALDESGTDYGVVPIPTPSPDVAPQVPLGGEVGVVPETTPRRQENAARVLGCMLERENMLDWTTDHAYVPSRVDTAEQYARDVPAMKPFVTEVATGRARTAELGPRYREVSQALADAVQATIAGSTSPEQALERAARVAETAD, from the coding sequence ATGTGGTCACTCCGCGGTTTCGTCGAAGCGATTCGACAAGCTCGCTCCGGCCGGGGCGAACGACATCCGACCGACAACCGCACACCGGCCGGAAAAACCCCGGCATTCGGTGGCGTCCCGGACAGCCGGGGAAACCGCGCCCCCACCCGTGTCGTCATCATCGGCCTGGCCGTGCTGCTGGTCACCGCGGGCTGCGCGGGTGGGGTGCGCTCACGCGACCCGAACGTGGTGATCGAACTCGACCACTACACGGACGCCGCGGCGAGCCGACAGTTCAGAGCGGTGCTGGACCGCTGTGCGCGGCGATTCGACCTGCGGATCCAACGGCAGGACGTGCCCACCGACCAGTTGATGCCCAAAGTGCTCCGGGACGCCACCGCGCACTCGCTGCCGGATCTGCTGTTCGTGGACAATCCCGACCTGCAAACCGTGGCCGAGACCGGAGCGCTCACCGAACTGAGCCAGTACGGCCTCAGCGGCGAAGGGCACTTCTCCGCCATCGTGGAGGCAGGTTCCTACCGGGGAAAACTCTACGGACTCGCCCCCGGGGTGAACGGGCTCGCGCTGTTCTACAACCGCACCATGTTCGAGAGGGCCGGGCTGGATCCACCGGAAACCTGGCAGGAGATGCGCGCAGCGGCCCGAACCCTGACCCGGGGTTCCACTCACGGTCTCGCGTTCTCCGCGATCGCCTCCGAGGAGGGCTCCTGGCAGTTCGAACCCTTCCTGTGGAGCAACGGCGGGGAACTCGACGAGCTCACCGCCCCGGAGTCGGTGCGGGCTTTGGAGTTCTGGTCCGGACTGGTCGAGGACGGACTGGCGTCCAGGTCGGTGGTCAACTGGAACCAGAACGATGTCATCGACCGCTTCGCGAGCGGTCACGCGGCCATGATGATCAACGGCTCCTGGTCCCTGTCCGCTCTGGACGAGTCGGGGACGGACTACGGAGTCGTGCCGATCCCTACTCCCAGCCCGGACGTCGCACCGCAGGTACCGCTCGGCGGTGAGGTCGGTGTCGTCCCGGAAACCACTCCGCGACGGCAGGAGAACGCCGCACGCGTGTTGGGCTGCATGCTCGAGCGGGAGAACATGCTGGACTGGACGACGGACCACGCCTACGTTCCGTCCCGAGTGGACACTGCCGAGCAGTACGCCCGGGACGTTCCGGCCATGAAGCCCTTCGTCACGGAAGTGGCCACCGGACGAGCACGCACGGCCGAGCTGGGCCCCCGGTACCGGGAGGTCTCCCAGGCCTTGGCCGACGCCGTCCAAGCCACCATCGCCGGGTCGACCAGTCCCGAGCAAGCTCTGGAACGAGCCGCACGGGTCGCGGAAACCGCGGACTGA
- a CDS encoding sugar porter family MFS transporter, whose protein sequence is MTETKQRHGSARSVYLPATICAIGALLFGYDTGVISGALLYLKGPLGIADNEFLQGLVTSGILVGAMVGALTSGSLAARLGRRMMTLIAACVFAVGSLWAAFSPDVANLVLARFVIGIGVGLASVIVPMYIAEISPTRIRGTLTSLNQLLITAGILLAYIVDYALAPWEAWRWMLGLAVIPAVALFVGMLFMPETPRWLASRDRTDEARAVLERTRPPEEVTEAFEEIRAAQRQSGEQLGWRDLTAKWIRPALFIGIGLAVLQQFVGINTIIYYAPTTLTQLGMGDGASIAAQVGIGTVMLLFTLIAVRYTDRIGRKRLLLAGSTGMSVSLGVLGILTLIVGASGQTVAVITVVCLATYIASFGATWGPVVWVMLPELYPLRIRGPAEGLATWSNWAANFVVSLAFPVVLGAIGQGWSMLIFAVLGVLSFVFVSAFVPETTGRSLEGLEADLHEGPEKEGIESQQV, encoded by the coding sequence ATGACGGAAACGAAACAGCGCCACGGCAGCGCTCGCTCCGTGTATCTGCCCGCAACGATCTGCGCCATCGGCGCACTGCTGTTCGGGTACGACACCGGGGTGATCTCCGGAGCGCTGCTCTATCTGAAAGGGCCGCTCGGGATAGCCGACAACGAGTTCCTGCAGGGTCTGGTGACCAGCGGGATCCTCGTCGGAGCGATGGTCGGCGCACTGACCAGCGGCAGCCTGGCCGCCCGATTGGGCAGGCGGATGATGACCCTGATCGCGGCGTGCGTATTCGCGGTCGGGTCGCTGTGGGCCGCGTTCAGCCCGGACGTGGCCAATCTCGTTCTCGCCCGCTTCGTGATCGGCATCGGGGTCGGCCTCGCCTCGGTGATCGTTCCGATGTACATCGCCGAGATCTCACCCACCCGTATCCGCGGGACCCTGACCTCGCTGAACCAACTGCTGATCACCGCGGGCATCCTGCTCGCCTACATCGTCGACTACGCCCTGGCCCCGTGGGAGGCGTGGAGGTGGATGCTCGGGCTGGCGGTCATTCCCGCGGTGGCGCTGTTCGTCGGGATGCTGTTCATGCCCGAGACCCCGCGCTGGCTGGCCAGCCGCGACCGCACGGACGAAGCCCGCGCGGTCCTGGAACGCACCCGCCCACCGGAAGAGGTCACCGAGGCCTTCGAGGAGATCCGGGCCGCGCAGCGCCAGAGCGGCGAACAGCTGGGGTGGCGGGACCTGACGGCGAAATGGATCCGGCCCGCCCTGTTCATCGGGATCGGACTCGCCGTGCTCCAGCAGTTCGTCGGTATCAACACCATCATCTACTACGCGCCCACGACGCTGACACAGCTCGGCATGGGTGACGGGGCCTCGATCGCCGCTCAGGTCGGCATCGGGACGGTGATGCTGCTGTTCACCCTGATCGCGGTCCGCTACACCGACCGGATCGGCCGCAAACGGCTGTTGCTGGCCGGCAGTACCGGCATGAGCGTCAGCCTCGGAGTGCTGGGGATCCTCACCCTGATCGTCGGCGCCTCCGGGCAAACCGTCGCGGTGATCACCGTCGTCTGCCTGGCCACCTACATCGCCTCCTTCGGGGCGACCTGGGGACCGGTCGTCTGGGTGATGCTGCCCGAACTCTACCCACTGCGGATTCGCGGTCCGGCCGAAGGGCTGGCCACCTGGAGCAACTGGGCGGCGAACTTCGTGGTGTCGCTGGCCTTCCCCGTCGTTCTCGGCGCCATCGGACAGGGCTGGTCGATGCTCATCTTCGCCGTACTCGGCGTGCTCTCCTTCGTCTTCGTCAGCGCGTTCGTGCCGGAAACCACCGGCCGGAGCTTGGAGGGCCTGGAAGCGGATCTGCACGAAGGTCCGGAAAAGGAAGGAATCGAGTCCCAACAGGTCTGA
- a CDS encoding DUF3073 family protein, whose protein sequence is MGRKRAKAKQAKIARELKYSSPPLDIEALQDELAEGESEDEDEDEDEDEGESRDSEKYDRNSE, encoded by the coding sequence ATGGGGCGCAAGCGCGCCAAGGCCAAGCAGGCCAAAATCGCACGTGAGCTCAAGTACAGTTCGCCACCGCTCGATATCGAGGCCTTGCAGGACGAGTTGGCCGAAGGTGAATCCGAGGACGAAGACGAGGATGAGGACGAGGACGAAGGGGAAAGTCGTGATTCGGAGAAATACGATCGGAACTCCGAATGA
- a CDS encoding NAD(P)/FAD-dependent oxidoreductase → MIAMEYDAVVVGGGVAGVSAGTMLGRSRRRVAVVDGGQPRNAASKHLHGFLSRDGVEPAELLATGREELLGYGGELLTERVDGVERGAEHGFVVRLAGGKALTTRSVLVATGLGDELPGIPGVREQWGETVLHCPYCHGYEFRDSPLAVLGGDNRPFTLHQAQLVRQWSSDVVFFPDRVKLTEDEHERLTARGVRVVEGEVARVLTHEDGVSGVELVDGRVLSRSAVFVGPRFVPHDELLTRLGCELGEHGWVATDTTGRTSVDGVWAAGNVVDNPAQLINAAGAGSTAAVAINHYLLAEDVEQALADHRASGQAFSRT, encoded by the coding sequence ATGATCGCGATGGAGTACGACGCTGTGGTGGTCGGTGGTGGCGTGGCCGGGGTGAGTGCCGGAACGATGCTGGGCAGATCCCGCAGGAGGGTGGCGGTCGTCGACGGCGGGCAACCGCGCAATGCTGCCTCCAAACACCTGCACGGCTTCCTGTCGCGGGACGGGGTTGAACCGGCGGAGTTGCTCGCCACCGGGCGGGAGGAGCTCCTCGGTTACGGCGGTGAGCTGCTCACCGAGCGGGTGGACGGTGTCGAGCGCGGCGCTGAGCACGGATTCGTGGTGCGCCTGGCCGGTGGAAAGGCGCTGACCACTCGCAGCGTGCTGGTGGCAACGGGGCTGGGGGACGAACTGCCCGGGATTCCCGGTGTTCGGGAGCAGTGGGGCGAGACCGTGCTGCACTGCCCGTACTGCCACGGTTACGAGTTCCGCGATTCACCGCTGGCCGTGCTCGGCGGTGACAACCGGCCGTTCACCCTGCACCAGGCACAGCTGGTGCGGCAGTGGTCGTCCGACGTCGTGTTCTTCCCCGACCGGGTTAAGCTCACCGAGGACGAGCACGAGCGGTTGACCGCTCGCGGGGTCCGGGTCGTCGAAGGGGAGGTGGCACGGGTCCTGACGCACGAGGACGGCGTGTCCGGTGTTGAGCTCGTCGATGGTCGGGTGCTGTCGAGGTCCGCGGTGTTCGTCGGTCCCAGGTTCGTGCCGCACGACGAGCTGTTGACCCGTCTGGGGTGTGAGCTCGGCGAGCACGGCTGGGTGGCTACGGACACCACGGGCCGTACGAGCGTGGACGGAGTGTGGGCCGCGGGCAACGTGGTGGACAATCCCGCTCAACTGATCAACGCCGCGGGAGCCGGATCGACCGCCGCGGTCGCGATCAACCACTACCTGCTGGCCGAGGACGTCGAGCAGGCCCTCGCGGACCACCGTGCGTCAGGGCAGGCGTTCTCCCGGACGTGA
- a CDS encoding carbohydrate ABC transporter permease: MSTARRVTNTAVGSVLVLAFLAPVYWMINVSLQSSDALLRTPPAWFPADPTWDGYVEAIHTQGSHLLTSLVIALGTVLFTLLVSAPAAHALARFRLRGTLALVLVVLLVQMVPGIVMANSLYPVFSQLGLLDSYAGMILADSTLTVPFAVLILRTFMSGVPGELIEAARVDGCGQWRTFGSVVLPVCRNALITAGLFSFLFAWADFLFAVSFTTGNTIQPITVGIYRFVGNQTTNWNGVMATAVLASIPAAILLLTAQRYVAAGITGGGVKE; encoded by the coding sequence ATGAGCACCGCACGGCGCGTGACCAACACCGCTGTCGGCAGCGTGCTGGTACTCGCCTTCCTGGCACCGGTGTACTGGATGATCAACGTCTCGTTGCAGAGCAGCGACGCCCTGCTGCGGACACCACCGGCCTGGTTCCCGGCCGATCCGACCTGGGACGGCTACGTCGAGGCAATACACACCCAGGGCTCGCACCTGCTCACGAGTCTGGTGATCGCGCTGGGGACGGTACTGTTCACGCTGCTGGTGAGCGCACCCGCCGCGCACGCGCTCGCCAGGTTCCGGCTGCGCGGCACGCTGGCGCTGGTTCTGGTCGTGCTGCTGGTACAGATGGTGCCCGGAATCGTGATGGCCAACTCGCTCTACCCGGTGTTCAGCCAGCTCGGGCTGCTGGACAGCTATGCGGGCATGATCCTCGCCGACTCGACGCTGACCGTCCCGTTCGCGGTGTTGATCCTGCGCACCTTCATGAGCGGAGTCCCAGGGGAGCTGATCGAGGCTGCCCGGGTCGACGGCTGCGGCCAGTGGCGCACGTTCGGCAGCGTGGTACTGCCGGTGTGCCGCAACGCCCTGATCACCGCGGGGCTGTTCAGCTTCCTTTTCGCCTGGGCGGATTTCCTGTTCGCGGTCAGCTTCACCACGGGCAACACCATCCAGCCGATAACCGTGGGAATCTACCGCTTCGTGGGCAACCAGACCACGAACTGGAACGGAGTGATGGCCACCGCCGTACTGGCCTCCATTCCAGCGGCGATCCTGCTGCTGACCGCGCAGCGGTACGTGGCTGCGGGCATCACCGGGGGTGGCGTCAAGGAATAG